GCGGCACGATGACCAACCGGGTCGACCGGCTCGCCGGCCGCGGCCTGGTGGAGCGGCTCCCCGACCCGCACGACCGGCGCGGCGTGCTCGTGCGGCTGACCGCCGACGGCAAGGCCGCCGTCGACGGGGCGTTCGAGGCGCTGCTGGCGGCCGAGGCCGACCTGATGTCGGACCTGTCCGACCGCGACCGCACCGAGCTCGCCGCTCTGCTGCGCTCGCTGCTCGCGCCCTTCAGCTGACCTGGTGGGGAAGTCTGACACCTGGAGGGGGTTGCAACCGCCTCCAGGTGTCGGAGTCCCCGCTCGAGCGGGGACTTCGACAGGAGGGCCCGGACCCGGCTACTCCACGACCTCGGAGGCCTCGAGCCACTCCAGCTCCAGCTCCTCCTTCTCGGCGGCGAGCTCGCCGAGCTGGGCGCCGACGCGGGCGAGGAGGTCGTAGTCGGACAGGTTGGCCTCCATCTCGGCGTGGAGCTCGGCCTCGCGCTCGGCGATGCGCTCGAGCTGCTTCTCGACCCGGGCCAGCACCTTGCGGGCGGCGCGGTCCTCGGCCGAGCCGGGCCGGGCCCTGGCAGCGACGTCGGGCGAGGGCGTACCGGCGGGTGCTGACGAGGACCCAACAGAGGACGCAGCGGTGGACGGCCCGGCCGACGGGGCCGCCGGGAGGGCCGCGCGGCGCTCGAGGTACTCCTCGACCCCCCGGGGCAGCATCGAGACCTGGCCGTCGCCGAGCAGGGCCCAGATCGAGTCGGTGACCCGCTCGAGGAAGTAGCGGTCGTGGGAGACGACGACGAGCGTGCCGGGCCAGGAGTCGAGGAAGTCCTCGAGGACGTTGAGGGTGTCGATGTCGAGGTCGTTGGTCGGCTCGTCGAGGAGCAGCACGTTGGGCTCGCTGAGCAGCAGCTTGAGCAGCTGGAAGCGTCGCCGCTCGCCACCCGACAGGTCGCCCAGGCGGGCGGTCAGCCGGTCGCCGGTGAAGCCGAAGCGCTCGAGCAGCGAGGTGGCGGTGACCTCCTGGCCGTCGAGGGTCTTGCTGACGCGGCGGATCGACTCCACCGTCGGCAGCACCCGCGCATCGGGGTCGATCTCGTCGAGCGCCTGGGTGAGGTGCTGCATCTGCACCGTGCGGCCGTGCTTGACCCGGCCCACGTCGGGGGCGAGGGTGCCGGAGATCAGCGAGAGCAGCGAGGTCTTGCCCGCGCCGTTGACGCCCACGATGCCCACCCGGTCGCCGGGACCGATGCGCCACGTGGCGTGCTCGAGCAGGCGCCGGTCGCCGCGGGACAGGTCGACGTCCTCGATGTCGATGACGTCCTTGCCCAGCCGCTGGCTGGCGAAGCGCTGCAGCTCGATGCGGTCGCGCGGCGGGGGCACGTCGTCGATGAGCGCGTTGGCGGCCTCGATGCGGAACTTGGGCTTCGACGTACGCGCGGGGGCGCCGCGGCGCAGCCAGGCGAGCTCCTTGCGGGCGAGGTTGAGCCGCCGCGTCTCGGTGGCTGCCGCCTGCCGCTGGCGCTCCGCCTTGGCCAGCACGTAGGCCGCGTAGCCGCCCTCGTAGGCGTCGACCGCGCCGTCGTGGACCTCCCACGTGGTCTGGCAGACGGCGTCGAGGAACCACCGGTCGTGGGTCACGACGATCAGCGCGGACGGGAGCTGGACGAGGTGCGCGGCGAGCCAGGCGACGGCCTCGACGTCGAGGTGGTTGGTCGGCTCGTCGAGCACGATCAGGTCGTGGCGCGAGAGCAGCAGGGCGGCCAGGGCGCACCGACGGCGCTCGCCGCCGGACAGGCCGACCACGGCGCGGTCGAGGGTGACGCCCGCCAGCAGTTCCTCGACGACCTCGCGGGTGGTGGCGTCGGCGGCCCACTCGTGGTCCTGCCGGCCACCGAGCACCGCCTCGCGGACGGTGTGGGTGTCGACGAGCTCGTCGCCCTGGTGGAGGTAGCCGATCTCGATGCCACGGGTGCGCGAGACGCGTCCGGAGTCGGGCTCCTCGAGGCCCGTCATCACCTCGAGCAGGGTCGTCTTGCCGTCACCGTTGCGGCCGACGACGCCGACGCGCTCGCCCACCGAGATACCGAGGGAGACGTCGTCGAGCAGGGGCCGTACGCCGTAGGACTTCGAGACGCGCTCGAGGTTGATCAGGTTCGCCATGTCCGGGCGATCCTCTCAGGTGCACCCCGCTCGGCACGGATCGGCGCACGCCCCCCTCACGGGCGCTGCGTGAGGGGAACGCCCGACGGCGTCAGGAGTCCGACTGGCCGCCGGCCGCGGAGGACCCCTCGCCCAGGGTCGGCGTGGCCGAGCCGTTGGTGCCGGAGTACTTCTGTATCAGCGACTCGACGTCGAGGCCGGTGGTGGCCTTGAGCATCTCCATGGTCTGCACGAGGTTGTTGGTCACCTGCTTGGGCAGCTCGCCGGCGCCGTCGGCCGAGATGACCGTCAGCTTGTCGATGTTGCCCATCGGGCGAGCCAGCTCGGCGGCCACCTTGGGCATCACCTCGATGAGCATCTGGAGCACGGCGGCCTCGTTGTAGCCGGCGAAGGCGGCGGCCTTCTTGTCCATGGCCTCGGCCTCGGCCTGGCCGGCGGCGAGGATGGTGGCGGCCTGGGCCTCACCCTCGGCACGGAGCGCGTCGGCCTCGGCGACGCGACGGGCCTTCTCGGCCTCACCGCGCTTGGCACCCTCGATGGCCTCGGCCTCGGCGAGCGCCGAGCGACGCGACTTCTCGCCCTCACCGGTCAGGCGGGCCTTCTCGGCCTCGGCCTCGGCGTTGGCGATCGACGACGCCTTGCGGGCCTCGGCCTCGAGGATGGCGGAGGCGCGACGGCCCTGCGCCTCGGTCTCGACGCGGTAGCGCTCGGCGTCGGCGGGCTTGCGGACCTCGGTGTCGAGCTGGCGCTCCTTGAGCGCCGCCTGGTGGACCGCGACCTTCTCCTGCTCGAGCAGCACGGCCTGGTCGCGGTCGGCCTGGGCGAGCGGCCCGGCGGCCGCTGCCTGGGCGTTGGCGGCGTCGGTCTCGGCCTTGATCTCGGCGTTCTTGAGCGCGAGGGCGCGCTGGGTGACCGCGATCTCCTGCTCGGCGGCGATGCGCGCCTGCTCGGCCGCCTGGCGGGCGTTGGCCTCGGCGATGGAGGCGAGCTGGTTGAGCTTGGCGGCCTCGGGACGACCGAGGTCGGCGAGGTAGGAGCCGTCGTCGGTGATGTCCTGGATCTGGAAGGTGTCGAGCACCAGGCCCTGGCCGGTG
The sequence above is drawn from the Nocardioides sp. zg-1228 genome and encodes:
- a CDS encoding ABC-F family ATP-binding cassette domain-containing protein; amino-acid sequence: MANLINLERVSKSYGVRPLLDDVSLGISVGERVGVVGRNGDGKTTLLEVMTGLEEPDSGRVSRTRGIEIGYLHQGDELVDTHTVREAVLGGRQDHEWAADATTREVVEELLAGVTLDRAVVGLSGGERRRCALAALLLSRHDLIVLDEPTNHLDVEAVAWLAAHLVQLPSALIVVTHDRWFLDAVCQTTWEVHDGAVDAYEGGYAAYVLAKAERQRQAAATETRRLNLARKELAWLRRGAPARTSKPKFRIEAANALIDDVPPPRDRIELQRFASQRLGKDVIDIEDVDLSRGDRRLLEHATWRIGPGDRVGIVGVNGAGKTSLLSLISGTLAPDVGRVKHGRTVQMQHLTQALDEIDPDARVLPTVESIRRVSKTLDGQEVTATSLLERFGFTGDRLTARLGDLSGGERRRFQLLKLLLSEPNVLLLDEPTNDLDIDTLNVLEDFLDSWPGTLVVVSHDRYFLERVTDSIWALLGDGQVSMLPRGVEEYLERRAALPAAPSAGPSTAASSVGSSSAPAGTPSPDVAARARPGSAEDRAARKVLARVEKQLERIAEREAELHAEMEANLSDYDLLARVGAQLGELAAEKEELELEWLEASEVVE
- a CDS encoding SPFH domain-containing protein, which codes for MFGLSPVITAVIGLVVLLVLLALLVTTRYKVAGPNESFIVTGRKGKGEVRNPETGEISTDLSGQKVVMGGGVFVIPFVQRLATLDLSSRRISVQIRGAVSGQGIKLNLDGVALVKVGGNEDSIRAAGQRFLSQQGEIETFTQEVLAGALRSIVGSMSVEQIIRDRAAFAQRVAEESESSLTGQGLVLDTFQIQDITDDGSYLADLGRPEAAKLNQLASIAEANARQAAEQARIAAEQEIAVTQRALALKNAEIKAETDAANAQAAAAGPLAQADRDQAVLLEQEKVAVHQAALKERQLDTEVRKPADAERYRVETEAQGRRASAILEAEARKASSIANAEAEAEKARLTGEGEKSRRSALAEAEAIEGAKRGEAEKARRVAEADALRAEGEAQAATILAAGQAEAEAMDKKAAAFAGYNEAAVLQMLIEVMPKVAAELARPMGNIDKLTVISADGAGELPKQVTNNLVQTMEMLKATTGLDVESLIQKYSGTNGSATPTLGEGSSAAGGQSDS